A section of the Rummeliibacillus pycnus genome encodes:
- a CDS encoding peptide ABC transporter substrate-binding protein, with translation MKKKHFMWLTILAALTLVLGACGFGGDKSSDSSKGSSEKTLKLAIASEPPSLNPQLATDSQSGSILNAVFEGLTRVNDKDQVENAMAKDIKVSDDKLTYTFTLRDGAKWSNGDPVVAGDFEYAWKWALNPKNASQYAYILYPIKGAEAYNTGKGKVEDVGVKAINDKTLEVKLNNPTPYFLKLTAFYTYMPVDQKVVEGKKDWAADAGANYVTNGPYELSEWKHNESVTLKKSKNYWDKNNVDVDTVNIAMVESAATADRMFQSGDLDFIGAPFQSVSLDKIDTYKKDKSLHISNLAASYDYKFNTKDKYMKNVNIRKALTLAIDRQGLIDNITKGEQKPANGIVPKSIAGWDTQKQFFKDNDIAGAQAALKQGMKELGIKKASDIKIKLSINTDEGHQAIAQYIQEGWHKNLGIDVTIDTSEWQVFIDKMQKLNFQVGRMGWNGDYNDANTFLDAYTTADNGNNMTGWENPKYKDLMAKATKETDEAKRIQLLQKAEQVFMAEYPAAPIYDYTNLYVNKDYVKGMAPDLLGNINLKNVKIEK, from the coding sequence ATGAAGAAGAAACACTTTATGTGGTTAACAATCCTTGCTGCTCTTACTTTAGTATTAGGGGCATGCGGCTTTGGCGGAGACAAATCTAGCGATTCTTCAAAAGGTTCAAGTGAAAAAACACTTAAACTTGCAATCGCTTCAGAACCACCAAGCTTAAACCCACAATTAGCAACAGATTCACAATCTGGATCAATTCTTAACGCGGTATTCGAAGGTTTAACTCGTGTTAATGATAAAGACCAAGTTGAGAATGCTATGGCTAAAGATATAAAAGTTAGCGATGATAAATTAACTTACACATTCACTTTACGTGATGGCGCAAAATGGTCTAACGGAGATCCAGTAGTAGCTGGAGATTTCGAATATGCATGGAAATGGGCATTAAACCCTAAAAATGCATCTCAATACGCATACATTCTTTACCCAATCAAAGGTGCAGAAGCTTACAACACTGGTAAAGGTAAAGTTGAAGACGTAGGCGTAAAAGCTATTAACGATAAAACTTTAGAAGTAAAATTAAACAATCCAACACCTTACTTCCTAAAATTAACTGCATTCTATACTTATATGCCAGTTGATCAAAAAGTCGTTGAAGGTAAAAAAGACTGGGCCGCTGATGCTGGTGCAAACTATGTAACAAACGGACCATACGAATTATCTGAATGGAAACATAACGAGTCAGTAACTCTTAAAAAATCTAAAAACTACTGGGATAAAAACAATGTAGATGTTGATACAGTCAACATTGCAATGGTTGAATCTGCTGCTACAGCAGACCGTATGTTCCAAAGTGGTGATCTTGATTTCATCGGTGCTCCATTCCAATCAGTATCACTTGATAAAATTGATACGTATAAAAAAGACAAATCTTTACACATCTCTAATCTAGCAGCAAGCTATGATTACAAATTCAATACAAAAGATAAATACATGAAAAATGTAAATATCCGTAAAGCATTAACTCTTGCAATTGACCGTCAAGGCTTAATCGATAACATTACAAAAGGTGAACAAAAACCTGCTAATGGTATCGTACCTAAATCAATCGCTGGTTGGGATACTCAAAAACAATTCTTCAAAGACAATGATATTGCTGGTGCACAAGCTGCACTTAAACAAGGTATGAAAGAATTAGGTATTAAAAAAGCAAGCGATATTAAAATCAAACTATCTATTAACACTGACGAAGGTCACCAAGCAATTGCTCAATACATCCAAGAAGGTTGGCATAAAAACTTAGGCATTGATGTAACAATCGATACTTCTGAATGGCAAGTGTTCATAGACAAAATGCAAAAATTAAACTTCCAAGTAGGCCGTATGGGTTGGAATGGTGACTATAATGATGCAAACACATTCTTAGATGCATACACAACTGCTGATAATGGTAACAACATGACTGGTTGGGAAAATCCTAAATATAAAGACTTAATGGCTAAAGCTACTAAAGAAACTGATGAAGCAAAACGTATCCAACTGCTTCAAAAAGCTGAACAAGTATTTATGGCTGAATATCCAGCAGCACCAATTTATGATTATACGAACCTATATGTTAATAAAGATTACGTTAAAGGCATGGCTCCAGATTTACTAGGAAACATTAACCTTAAAAACGTTAAAATCGAGAAATAA
- a CDS encoding ABC transporter permease, with protein MVKYILKRLGYILIALFIIVTVTFFLMRIAPGSPFASEKSVPPEIQQALDKEYGLNNPWYVQYKDYLISTAKFDFGESMKYKGRSTNDMINESFPISLTLGIEAMILAVGFGILIGAVSALYHNKFPDYLGTTFAVLGISVPSFILAGLLQYFVGLKMQLLPISGWNGFAYSILPALSIAITHMGFIAKLTRSSMLEQNHSEYVKMARAKGIGKWTTVFKHTLRNALLPVITYLGPLAAGVITGSFIVEQIFAIPGLGKYFVTSITNRDYTVIMGTTVFYSIILLFAVLVVDILYGLIDPRIKLKGAKK; from the coding sequence ATGGTTAAGTATATTTTAAAAAGACTTGGATATATACTGATTGCACTTTTTATAATCGTAACTGTTACATTCTTCCTTATGAGAATTGCTCCCGGTAGCCCATTTGCAAGTGAAAAGAGTGTGCCACCTGAAATTCAGCAAGCTCTTGATAAGGAGTATGGATTAAATAATCCATGGTATGTTCAATATAAAGACTATCTAATTTCGACTGCAAAATTTGATTTTGGTGAATCTATGAAATATAAAGGTCGTTCTACAAATGATATGATCAATGAAAGTTTCCCAATTTCACTGACATTAGGTATTGAAGCAATGATTCTTGCAGTTGGTTTTGGTATTTTAATAGGTGCTGTATCAGCGCTCTATCATAATAAATTCCCCGATTATTTAGGGACTACATTTGCAGTCCTTGGTATATCCGTTCCGTCCTTTATTTTAGCGGGATTATTACAATATTTTGTGGGTCTAAAAATGCAGCTATTACCGATTAGTGGTTGGAATGGCTTTGCGTATAGTATTTTGCCTGCACTTTCAATCGCGATTACACATATGGGTTTTATCGCAAAACTAACTCGTTCAAGCATGCTTGAACAAAATCATAGTGAATATGTGAAAATGGCACGCGCTAAAGGGATTGGTAAATGGACAACCGTCTTCAAACACACCCTACGAAACGCTCTTCTTCCGGTTATCACCTATCTAGGACCATTAGCTGCCGGTGTTATTACAGGTAGTTTCATTGTGGAACAAATCTTTGCTATTCCTGGGTTAGGTAAATATTTTGTAACGAGTATTACAAACCGTGATTATACGGTAATTATGGGAACGACAGTATTCTATTCAATTATTCTATTATTTGCAGTATTAGTGGTAGATATTCTGTATGGACTAATTGATCCACGTATCAAGCTGAAAGGAGCGAAAAAATAA
- a CDS encoding ABC transporter permease, whose translation MTQSLKEIPQISKDKFKIVGGNHADTEKLSEKSVSFWKEVRLRFSQNKLAILGLIILVIVGLLAIFVPLFSPYSYREQLGVYNAPPSAKHWFGTDDLGRDVFVRVWVGARISLFIGLTAAVIDLIIGVAWGAISGLVGGRIDDIMMRIADVLTAVPYLLVVIILLVVLQPGLLPMIIALSITGWVNMARIVRGEVLSIKNQEYVLAARTLGAGTKHIILKHLVPNALGAILVTMTLTIPNAIFTESFLSYLGLGVPAPMASWGTMASEGNNALETAPWRLIFPAVFISVTIFAFNAVGDGLRDALDPKLRK comes from the coding sequence ATGACACAATCTTTAAAGGAAATTCCTCAGATTTCAAAAGACAAGTTCAAAATTGTTGGTGGAAATCACGCCGATACAGAAAAACTTTCTGAAAAATCAGTGTCTTTCTGGAAGGAAGTAAGACTTCGCTTCTCTCAAAACAAATTAGCCATTTTAGGTTTAATTATTTTAGTAATCGTTGGGCTACTTGCCATTTTCGTTCCTTTGTTTTCTCCATATAGCTATCGAGAACAATTAGGTGTATATAATGCTCCTCCTTCAGCAAAACATTGGTTTGGAACAGATGATCTCGGTCGTGATGTATTTGTTCGTGTATGGGTTGGAGCTCGAATTTCATTATTTATCGGCTTAACAGCAGCAGTGATTGATTTGATCATTGGTGTTGCATGGGGCGCAATTTCAGGTTTAGTAGGTGGTCGCATTGATGATATTATGATGCGTATTGCTGATGTATTAACGGCAGTCCCTTATCTATTAGTAGTAATTATTTTACTTGTTGTTTTACAACCAGGTTTACTACCAATGATTATCGCTCTTTCTATCACAGGTTGGGTCAATATGGCTCGAATTGTACGTGGAGAGGTTCTTTCGATTAAAAACCAAGAATATGTACTTGCGGCAAGAACACTCGGAGCAGGTACTAAACATATTATTTTGAAGCACTTAGTACCAAATGCACTTGGAGCAATTTTAGTAACAATGACATTAACAATTCCAAACGCCATTTTCACTGAGTCTTTCTTAAGTTATTTAGGACTAGGAGTGCCAGCACCAATGGCAAGTTGGGGAACTATGGCATCAGAAGGAAACAACGCATTAGAAACTGCACCTTGGCGTTTAATATTCCCTGCGGTATTTATTTCCGTGACGATTTTTGCCTTTAATGCAGTAGGTGATGGACTTCGTGATGCGCTTGATCCAAAATTACGTAAATAA
- a CDS encoding ABC transporter ATP-binding protein, whose product MSETLLEVKDLKINFKTYAGIVHAVRGVSFDLKQGETLAIVGESGSGKSVTSNALMKLIPQPPGIYDSGQILFEGRDLIPVSEKEMAKIRGNEIAMIFQDPMTALNPTMRVGKQIMEVILKHNKKATRESAKKRAIELLDEVGIPFPEKRFKQYPHEFSGGMRQRVVIAIALAADPKLLIADEPTTALDVTIQAQIIELMKEIQKKSNTSIIFITHDLGVVANIADRVAVMYAGQIVEYGTVNEIFYNPRHPYTWGLLGSMPDLDNKTDELLRTIPGSPPDLIHPPKGDAFAPRNEYAMQIDYEQEPPMFKVSETHFAKTWLLHPDAPEVPIPEAVQKRIDGYLAKDGAQNG is encoded by the coding sequence ATGAGTGAAACATTATTAGAAGTAAAAGATTTGAAAATTAACTTTAAAACATATGCGGGTATTGTTCACGCAGTTCGCGGTGTTAGCTTCGACCTTAAACAAGGGGAAACACTTGCAATCGTTGGTGAATCAGGTTCTGGTAAAAGTGTTACGAGTAATGCTTTGATGAAACTCATTCCTCAACCACCAGGTATTTATGATAGTGGTCAAATTTTATTTGAAGGACGCGACCTGATCCCAGTATCAGAAAAAGAAATGGCGAAAATCCGTGGTAACGAGATTGCGATGATTTTCCAAGATCCAATGACTGCTTTAAACCCAACAATGAGGGTAGGAAAGCAAATCATGGAAGTAATTTTAAAACATAATAAAAAAGCAACGCGAGAATCTGCAAAAAAACGAGCAATCGAGTTACTTGATGAAGTAGGGATTCCATTCCCAGAAAAACGTTTTAAACAATACCCTCATGAATTTTCAGGTGGTATGCGCCAACGTGTAGTGATTGCCATAGCATTAGCGGCTGATCCGAAACTTCTTATTGCGGATGAACCAACAACAGCACTTGATGTTACGATTCAAGCTCAGATAATTGAATTAATGAAAGAAATTCAAAAGAAAAGTAATACATCGATTATTTTCATCACACATGATCTTGGTGTAGTGGCGAATATTGCTGACCGAGTAGCGGTTATGTACGCTGGGCAAATTGTAGAATATGGTACAGTAAACGAAATCTTCTACAATCCTAGACATCCATACACTTGGGGATTACTAGGCTCAATGCCTGATCTGGATAATAAAACCGATGAATTATTGCGTACAATTCCAGGTTCACCACCAGATTTAATCCATCCACCTAAAGGTGATGCATTCGCACCACGTAATGAGTATGCGATGCAAATTGATTATGAACAAGAACCACCAATGTTTAAAGTAAGTGAAACACACTTTGCAAAAACTTGGCTACTACATCCAGATGCACCAGAAGTCCCTATTCCAGAAGCAGTTCAAAAACGAATTGATGGTTATTTAGCAAAGGACGGTGCACAAAATGGCTGA
- a CDS encoding ABC transporter ATP-binding protein codes for MAEKILEVKNLKQYFGTIKAVDGISFDVYKGETLGLVGESGCGKSTTGRSIIRLYDITDGEIKFKGKDIHGKKSRKELKDFNREMQMIFQDPYASLNPRMTAGEIIAEGFDIHGLYKNKTERKEKIASLLEAVGLNREHANRYAHEFSGGQRQRIGIARALSLDPSFIIADEPISALDVSIQAQVVNLLKQLQKERGLTYLFIAHDLSMVKYISDRIAVMRRGKILEIGSSEDIYQHPVHPYTKSLLSAIPLPDPISESKRTRIPYEHEETGDDASTHEVFPGHFVYGTDQQIAKWYK; via the coding sequence ATGGCTGAGAAAATATTAGAAGTTAAAAATTTGAAACAGTATTTTGGTACTATTAAAGCCGTAGATGGTATAAGTTTCGATGTCTATAAAGGTGAAACACTAGGCCTTGTAGGTGAATCAGGATGTGGGAAATCTACAACTGGTCGTTCTATTATCCGTCTTTATGATATTACAGATGGAGAAATTAAATTCAAAGGGAAAGATATTCATGGCAAGAAGTCACGAAAAGAATTAAAAGACTTTAACCGTGAAATGCAAATGATTTTCCAAGATCCATACGCATCTCTTAATCCACGTATGACAGCAGGCGAAATTATTGCTGAAGGCTTTGATATTCATGGTCTATATAAAAACAAAACAGAACGAAAAGAGAAAATTGCTTCACTACTAGAAGCTGTTGGACTAAACAGGGAACATGCCAACCGTTATGCTCACGAATTCTCAGGTGGTCAACGTCAACGTATTGGTATTGCCCGTGCACTAAGTTTAGATCCAAGCTTTATCATTGCAGATGAACCAATTTCTGCACTAGACGTATCCATTCAAGCACAAGTTGTTAACTTACTAAAACAACTCCAAAAAGAACGTGGACTAACTTATTTATTCATCGCACATGATCTTTCAATGGTTAAATATATTAGTGATCGTATTGCCGTGATGCGTCGAGGAAAGATTTTAGAAATTGGTTCTTCAGAAGATATCTATCAACACCCAGTTCATCCATATACAAAATCATTACTTTCAGCTATTCCATTGCCAGATCCAATCTCTGAAAGTAAACGTACTCGTATTCCTTATGAACATGAGGAAACAGGAGATGATGCTTCAACTCACGAAGTATTCCCTGGCCATTTTGTTTATGGAACAGATCAACAAATTGCTAAATGGTATAAATAA
- a CDS encoding peptide ABC transporter substrate-binding protein → MKKKFLSLVLLSALMLVLAACNFGGSKDKTDDSSKSTETKTEDKTLNLTITSEPPSMNPQLATDSTSGAILRTIFEGLTRVDKDGKVQNAAAEDIKVSDDKLTYTFTLRDQKWSNGDQVVAGDFAYAWKWALNPKNASEYASILYPIKGAQAYNEGKGSEKDLGIKVVDDKTLEVTLENPTPYFLELTAFYTYLPVNEKVVKDNKKWAAEAGDTYVTNGPFTLGEWKHSDSITLKKNADYWDKDHVALNTINMKMVESEATANRMFQSGDIDYLGSPFQVVPLDAMDGYKKDGTLKNKDYAAIYEYKFNTKGKFTKNANIRKALALAINREGLSKDILKGGQPAALSGVPVAIAGFENENNGFKDNDIAGAKKALEAGMKELGIKKASDIKLGISINTSEAHQAIAQYIQEGWVKNLGIEVKIDNSEWQVYLDKVDALDYDVARLGWIADFNDAYTFLERYDTAKNGNNDTGWENPQYKSLMEKAVKEADEAKRLEYLKEGNKILTQEFPVAPIYFYVNNFVEKDYVKNMEPNKLGEIDLKSVDIQK, encoded by the coding sequence ATGAAGAAAAAGTTTTTATCACTTGTGCTTTTATCAGCATTGATGTTGGTATTAGCAGCATGTAACTTTGGTGGATCGAAAGATAAAACAGATGATTCATCAAAGTCAACAGAAACTAAAACTGAAGATAAAACATTAAATCTAACAATTACATCTGAACCACCAAGTATGAATCCACAACTTGCAACAGATAGTACTTCTGGTGCAATTCTTCGTACTATTTTTGAAGGTTTAACTCGTGTTGATAAAGATGGTAAAGTACAAAATGCAGCAGCAGAAGATATTAAAGTTAGTGACGATAAATTAACGTATACATTTACTTTACGTGATCAAAAATGGTCAAATGGTGACCAAGTTGTAGCTGGAGACTTCGCTTATGCTTGGAAATGGGCGTTAAATCCTAAAAACGCTTCAGAATATGCTTCTATTCTTTACCCAATCAAAGGCGCTCAAGCTTATAACGAAGGTAAAGGTTCTGAAAAAGATCTAGGTATTAAAGTTGTTGATGATAAAACATTAGAAGTAACGCTTGAAAATCCAACACCTTACTTCTTAGAATTGACTGCTTTCTATACTTACTTACCAGTTAATGAAAAAGTGGTAAAAGACAACAAAAAATGGGCTGCTGAAGCTGGAGACACTTATGTAACAAATGGTCCGTTTACATTAGGTGAATGGAAACACAGTGATTCGATTACGCTTAAAAAGAATGCTGATTACTGGGATAAAGACCATGTAGCTTTAAATACAATTAACATGAAAATGGTTGAATCTGAAGCAACAGCTAACCGTATGTTCCAAAGTGGTGACATCGATTACTTAGGTTCTCCATTCCAAGTTGTTCCACTTGATGCAATGGATGGCTACAAAAAAGACGGTACACTTAAAAACAAAGATTATGCTGCTATTTATGAGTATAAATTCAATACAAAAGGCAAATTTACTAAAAATGCGAACATTCGTAAAGCTTTAGCGCTTGCGATTAATCGCGAAGGTTTATCAAAAGACATTCTTAAAGGCGGACAGCCAGCAGCGCTTAGTGGTGTTCCTGTAGCAATCGCTGGCTTTGAAAATGAAAATAATGGTTTCAAAGACAATGATATCGCTGGTGCTAAAAAGGCGCTTGAAGCTGGTATGAAAGAATTAGGCATTAAAAAAGCAAGTGATATTAAACTTGGTATTTCTATTAACACAAGTGAAGCACACCAAGCAATCGCTCAATATATTCAAGAAGGTTGGGTGAAAAACTTAGGAATCGAAGTTAAAATCGATAACTCTGAGTGGCAAGTATATCTTGATAAAGTAGATGCGTTAGATTATGATGTAGCTCGTTTGGGTTGGATTGCTGATTTCAACGATGCTTATACATTCCTAGAACGCTATGATACTGCTAAAAACGGTAACAATGATACTGGTTGGGAAAATCCACAGTACAAATCACTTATGGAAAAAGCAGTTAAAGAAGCTGACGAAGCAAAACGTCTTGAGTACTTAAAAGAAGGTAACAAAATTCTTACTCAAGAATTCCCTGTAGCACCAATCTACTTCTACGTTAATAACTTCGTAGAAAAAGATTATGTGAAAAACATGGAACCAAACAAATTGGGTGAAATTGACCTTAAATCTGTAGATATCCAAAAATAA
- a CDS encoding ABC transporter permease encodes MLKYILKRCLYIFIALFVIVTITFFLMRLAPGSPFASEKNFPPAIQEQLNESYGLNNPWYIQYKDYLVATAQFDFGESMKYKGRSTNDMISESFPISLTLGIEAMLLAVGFGVLIGVIAALYHNRFPDYLATTFAVLGISVPSFILAGLLQYFVGLKLQLLPISGWNGFVYSILPALAIAISHMGFISKLTRSSMLEQNHSEYVKMARAKGIGKWATVFKHTLRNALLPVVTYIGPLAAGVITGSFIVEQIFAIPGLGKYFVTSITNRDYTVIMGTTVFYSIILLFAVLIVDILYGFIDPRIKLKGDQKS; translated from the coding sequence ATGCTCAAGTACATCCTAAAGAGATGTCTATATATTTTCATCGCATTATTTGTAATCGTGACGATTACATTCTTCTTAATGCGACTTGCCCCTGGTAGTCCGTTTGCATCTGAAAAGAATTTCCCCCCAGCTATTCAAGAACAGCTGAACGAGTCGTATGGCTTGAATAACCCCTGGTATATTCAATATAAAGATTATTTAGTTGCTACAGCACAATTTGATTTTGGCGAATCGATGAAATACAAAGGCCGTTCTACAAATGATATGATCTCTGAAAGCTTCCCAATTTCCTTAACATTAGGGATTGAAGCCATGCTTTTAGCAGTGGGATTTGGTGTGTTAATCGGTGTGATCGCAGCTTTATATCATAATAGGTTTCCCGATTATCTCGCAACAACGTTTGCCGTTTTAGGTATTTCAGTACCGTCATTCATCCTTGCTGGTTTACTCCAATATTTCGTTGGTTTGAAGTTACAGCTACTTCCGATTAGTGGTTGGAATGGATTTGTCTATAGTATTTTGCCTGCACTAGCGATTGCTATTTCGCATATGGGCTTTATTTCAAAGCTTACTCGTTCAAGTATGCTTGAACAAAATCATAGTGAATATGTCAAAATGGCAAGAGCTAAAGGAATTGGTAAATGGGCGACTGTGTTTAAGCATACGCTACGAAATGCACTATTGCCGGTTGTTACGTATATAGGACCCTTAGCTGCTGGTGTTATTACAGGTAGTTTTATTGTGGAGCAAATTTTTGCAATACCTGGTTTAGGTAAATACTTTGTGACAAGTATTACAAATCGAGACTATACAGTCATTATGGGAACAACCGTGTTCTATTCCATTATCCTGTTATTCGCGGTATTAATAGTTGATATTTTATATGGATTCATCGATCCGCGCATCAAGCTGAAAGGAGACCAAAAATCATGA
- a CDS encoding ABC transporter permease, whose product MTQQSTNISKDKFKIVGGNHAETEKLAERSVSFWKEVMYRFSHNKLAIVGLIILVIVILMAVLVPWLSPFSYREQLGVYNKAPSLKHWFGTDDLGRDVFVRVWYGARISLFIGITAAVIDLIIGVAWGAISGLVGGRVDDIMMRIADVLTAVPYLLVVIILLVVLQPGLLPMIIALSITGWVNMARIVRGEVLSIKNQEYVLAARTLGANTSHIILKHLVPNALGAILVTMTLTIPTAIFTESFLSYLGLGVPAPMASWGTMASEGNNALETAPWRLIFPAVFISLTIFAFNAVGDGLRDALDPKLRK is encoded by the coding sequence ATGACACAACAGTCGACAAATATTTCAAAAGACAAGTTTAAAATCGTTGGTGGAAATCATGCAGAAACAGAAAAACTTGCAGAAAGATCCGTTTCTTTTTGGAAGGAAGTAATGTATCGTTTTTCACATAATAAGTTAGCGATTGTAGGATTGATCATTTTAGTGATTGTGATATTGATGGCTGTTCTTGTTCCTTGGTTATCTCCATTTAGTTACCGTGAGCAGCTAGGTGTATATAATAAAGCTCCGTCATTGAAACATTGGTTTGGTACTGATGATCTTGGTCGTGATGTATTTGTCCGTGTTTGGTATGGTGCGCGTATTTCACTATTCATTGGCATCACTGCAGCAGTTATTGACTTAATTATTGGTGTTGCATGGGGAGCAATCTCAGGCTTAGTGGGGGGGCGAGTAGACGATATCATGATGCGTATTGCAGACGTTTTAACAGCTGTCCCGTACTTATTGGTTGTCATTATCCTTTTAGTCGTATTACAACCGGGCTTATTGCCAATGATTATTGCTCTATCGATTACCGGATGGGTAAACATGGCTCGAATTGTACGTGGAGAGGTACTGTCGATTAAAAATCAAGAATATGTACTTGCGGCAAGAACACTTGGAGCAAATACTAGTCATATTATTTTAAAGCATTTAGTTCCGAATGCACTTGGAGCTATTTTAGTAACAATGACATTAACGATTCCAACTGCTATTTTCACCGAGTCTTTCTTAAGTTATTTAGGACTAGGTGTACCAGCACCAATGGCTAGCTGGGGAACTATGGCATCAGAAGGAAACAACGCATTAGAAACAGCACCTTGGCGTTTAATTTTCCCTGCAGTATTTATATCGCTTACGATTTTTGCTTTCAATGCAGTGGGTGATGGTCTTCGTGATGCACTTGATCCAAAATTACGTAAATAG
- a CDS encoding ABC transporter ATP-binding protein: protein MGEKIIEVKDLRINFKTYAGLVHAVRGVNFSLEKGQTLAIVGESGSGKSVTSNALMKLIPQPPGIYESGEIVFNGKDLIKCTEKEMTKIRGNEIAMIFQDPMTALNPTMRVGKQIMEVILKHNKKATRESAKKRAIELLDEVGIPFPEKRFKQYPHEFSGGMRQRAVIAIALAAEPKLLIADEPTTALDVTIQAQILELMKEIQRNSDTSIIFITHDLGVVANVADYVAVMYAGQIVEYGAVNEIFYDPKHPYTWGLLGSMPDLDNNTEELLRTIPGSPPDLIHPPKGDAFAPRNEFAMQIDYEEEPPMFQVSETHFAKTWLLHPDAPKIPVPEEVRKRIEGYLAKEDVHHG from the coding sequence ATGGGCGAAAAGATTATTGAAGTAAAAGATTTACGCATTAATTTTAAAACATATGCAGGACTCGTTCATGCTGTTCGCGGCGTTAACTTTTCTTTAGAAAAGGGTCAAACGCTAGCGATTGTAGGGGAATCGGGTTCAGGAAAATCCGTAACGAGCAATGCCTTGATGAAGCTTATACCACAGCCACCGGGAATTTATGAAAGTGGAGAAATCGTATTTAATGGCAAGGATCTAATAAAATGTACGGAAAAAGAGATGACAAAAATTCGTGGGAATGAGATTGCAATGATATTCCAAGATCCCATGACAGCTTTAAACCCAACGATGAGAGTTGGTAAGCAAATCATGGAAGTAATATTAAAGCATAATAAAAAAGCAACGCGAGAATCTGCCAAAAAACGAGCAATCGAGTTACTTGATGAAGTAGGCATTCCATTCCCTGAAAAACGTTTTAAACAATATCCACATGAATTTTCAGGTGGTATGAGACAACGGGCTGTTATAGCGATAGCTCTTGCAGCAGAGCCCAAGTTACTGATAGCCGATGAACCTACAACAGCACTAGATGTTACCATTCAAGCTCAAATTCTAGAGTTGATGAAAGAAATTCAACGTAATAGTGATACATCCATTATTTTTATCACACATGATCTTGGAGTGGTTGCAAATGTTGCTGATTATGTAGCTGTTATGTATGCTGGGCAGATTGTAGAATATGGTGCGGTAAATGAAATTTTCTATGATCCAAAGCATCCCTATACATGGGGATTACTAGGGTCTATGCCAGACTTAGATAACAATACGGAAGAATTGTTACGTACAATTCCAGGTTCACCACCAGATCTAATTCATCCGCCAAAAGGGGATGCATTCGCACCACGTAATGAGTTTGCTATGCAAATTGATTATGAAGAAGAGCCTCCAATGTTCCAAGTTAGTGAAACTCATTTTGCAAAGACATGGTTGTTGCATCCAGATGCACCAAAAATTCCGGTGCCAGAGGAAGTACGAAAACGAATTGAAGGCTATCTTGCTAAGGAGGATGTTCATCATGGCTGA